Below is a genomic region from Plasmodium relictum strain SGS1 genome assembly, chromosome: 13.
ATGGAATAACTTCAGAAGAAAAGGTGAAAATAGGCGTTAATATTGTCGGCAAATtattaagaaaattaataCATGATGTCACTTTTTACAgagatgaagaagaaagaaataaaaaaaataataaaggtaataatgtttttaaaaatgctttccatatttcttatatgaacccttttaatttttcaaaaaatgatgaactaaaaaaagaaaaaaatgaagaggAAAAAGACTCATTTAAAAACTTTAATATGTGTAAATATGACtctaaaagaaaatttttagataattttttattcaaaaaagaaaacaataaaatagaaaaagaaaactatgaaaatgaaaataaaaatacaaggAAGCTTAATTCAGAAAAAAGTGTTTCTAATAGCACAAATAATGATACAGCaagtaatttaaataataataaaactgAGATcaattctttaaataatatgagTAATGGTAATAATAATCCGAATGATCAAAATGTTTTGAAAAATGTTGATTCAGATATAAATGAATCtaaggaaaaaataattaataatttacatTCTGAAAAAAGACACTATATTGAAAATAGTTGTTATAAAAATACAGTTAAAATACAGAgtgataaaattaatatagatAAAGAAATTTCAGAAGAAACAAATATTTCATCGGGAATGAAGGATATAAATTCATCGATTTcagaagagaaaaaaaaagaaagaacaGAAAAAAGTTGTTTGTTAGAAGAAAAACAAGAATTAGAAgcaaaaataatgaaaaatacaGAAGAATACATCTCCAAAAATAATACagatgaaatagaaaaaaacatattcGATTGTGATTTAGTAAATGCCAAATGcttagaaaaaagaaatgaaacaAATTCTGAACAAAGTTATACAAAAAGTATAgcaaataaaacaaataacatgaacaataataataataataataataataataatagtaccCCTCTAAATCTTTTAGACgcaaatttaaatgaaaatacaaatgatttaaataattataaaagtaGTGTAACATATAATACAAATGTAAAAGATTTATACACACCAAAgttaattaacaaaaaagaagCTCTTGTTATTAATTCTTCCGATTTATGGGCACATCAAAATAAGtatagaaaagaaaataatgaaaaacagaaaatgaagaaaatgaaaagtactaaagaaaatgaatttaatgaaaaaaaagagggAAACAATGAGAATAATGCAGAACAAAAATTCTCAGAGAAGACAACGAAGCAGGATGATGACATTATaaaggaaataaaagaaaaaaaaaaaacagataAAGATATAGAAGAAGAAAGAGAGAAAggaaatgaaaatgaaaatgataatgaaaatgaggatggaaatgaaaatgaaaatgaaaatgaacaagaaaaagaagaagaagatgaagGTGAAGAAGAACAAGAGCATGATGATGATGAAGATATAATAAGATTAAAAGAAACAGATGCTCGCAGATTAGGTATAAGATCTCCATGGAGAATGGTAAGATCACGATATTACGTTACATCTGCTTCTCACATGATTTCATTGTTAAATATCCTAATCCATGCAAAGAATACAGATAATTCAATTAATCAAAATATTATTGATAATGATTCAATTAAAAGTATGGGAGATGTTACAGATTTACACTATTTATCTCATCTAGTTTTTAGAGTATGGGAGAGAaaacaattaaaaagaaatgataATAACCGATTCCGTattgaaattttatttagttCAGGTGCAAAAGATGGATTTGGTCAAAATTATGAACTTTTAGAAAAAGATGCAAAAGCTCAGCAGCAAAAATATGAGAggcattttaataaatatttcgatgataataaaaaagtgaCTGGAGCAAAAAATGATACTccagaaaatgaaaataaaataaatgttaaATCACATACTACAAATTCGCAAAATgaactaaataaaaaaagtgaattagaagaacaaaaaaatgtaaagaaTGATACAATTTATGaaagtaatataaataatgaggataatttaaaaatagaaaataaaattggaTACGAATCAAACATCAAtaatgaaaacaaaaatttaaataaatatatgtataaagatattaattttaatgcaaaaaataatcaattaaaagaaacagaaatgaaaaatgaaGATGCACAACacttaaaaaatttcaataaaataGACAACAGTTATAAAAACTCCattgatattttaaatgaaaatagttCAAGtagttcttttttaaattcatcaATAAATGCCAAGGAACATAcgttaaaaaataatataagtaGCTTTAAGTATTCAAATAGTATCGACGAGATTATTCTTAACtccaataaaaaaaaaaataatttaaattatgaaaaactagatatagaaaaaaaaaaaggtatttTACATATGTCGTCAAACAGTTCTTTAAACAGCAAAACTTTTAATTCTTGCAACGATTTTAAAAgggaaaaagaagaaaaaaaaattaatttaattaataaaagagaAATGTCAATAGACATTGGAAgcataaatgaaaaaaaaagtacgGATAATAACAATTTAAACATCTCAGGAGGTTACATGGTTAGATCTATTAGTTctaatttaagaaaaaaaaacaaacagaaagataatttaaaattagattatgaaaagaaagaaaaagaagatattactAAGGAAAATTTATTAACTTATGAAAATGACTGCATTAATTTGGGTTCAGAAGAAATATCTCGTAAATCATGTAGAAGAAGTTTTTCTTGCTTAAGTGATAGgtctttttataaaactaaaaaagaagatgaattaaatgatgatcaaaaaagaaaaaataatatggaAAATAGAGTTAATTTATTAGAAAacgaaaaaatgaaaaataaattcgAAAATAATATGGTGCATAACAATAGTGGAAATAAGAAAGCTAATGTATTTTCTCATGTATTCCAgcattttaatgaaaataaaaaaaattctacatctaatttaaattttttttataaaacataCATGCCCGATTacgaaaaaattattgaaaatgataaaaaagtaGAAACATTTGATGTTCCTCCATATTGTGAATTAGCACCATTAATcgttttaacaaaaaattgcCAATTATCCACTTTTGAAAATATACTAACTCAggttttaaataaatattcgaagagtacaaaaaataaagagaaaagcaaaactgaaaaaaaagtaatttaaataaaaaaaaaaaaaaaaattgaaaaattaacaaaaaatataagatatAGATAGAGGTGGGATagtattgaaaaaataaacgTTTATACATATGGCGATGCTTTATTAAGCATTTAAAATAGTATAatgttttaaattatatttcataaattttcttaaaaagtAGAGAAATTCCAAatataaaatcaaaaaattaaaaataataaaatacaaaagTATATTGAGGtctatatatatgtatttttttaatattattaatctattttgctttttatgtttttaaatattagtattaaaaatgtaattttatttttttaaatttattacatacctattatttttttttttaagtgtttaaaaaattaaattttttttttttttttttttgagtttttaatatattttccatataaaaaatataacaaaattctttaattgaaaatccttaaaattttctttgtttaaaagaaaaatataagattTAAATAAGAGTTAATcacattttattaatttttctatgaAGAGAACTCAAATATATCTCGTTTTCGTCTTCATGAACAGCTTTCGCTATCCCTAcctatttaaatgaaatatatgaagTAATAAACAAAAgataatatttcaaaaaaaagaaaaaaaaaatgatattttaaattattatttttttaaatttattctatttttacatatgaattttcatttaattttccttttctgTAAACAGTGTAATAATATCTCATAAATGCTGCATTTCCTAAAATATATGCATGACCATATTCAGGTGAAACTTCTATTTCCATAAAGGCTGGTTTACACATGTCATTATTACGAACTAAATATTGTACCGGTGTCAAAGTAAATGGCATTTTATTCTAAAAGTATGTGTATcggaattaaaaaaaaaaaaaaaccaaatgaatacttttattatttttttttttttttttgatgttGATTTAAATTACAATAACGTAGGTTAAATTAGGATAGCTAGCAACAACTTCTTCAATGTTATTATCATCACATttctaaaagaaaaaacaaaagtaattttattttaattcttttaatatatatatatatttttaaaaatatacttttgaAGGAacaatttttgaaaaatattctaTTTCTGATTTAGGTACACTGTTAAAAGATGTTCCAGAatcaaatattaaataatttttatgcttttttattttttgttcatgtatataattattttgttcTATTTGGTTTCTATTCTTGAAATAcgaaattcttttaaaaaattttcggataaaacaatttttgtctcttttatttctcttttttaaatcataaaCAATCGAACTAGGATCACAACAAAATTTCTGATGATCGATGTATAAACCGTCAAATTCTATTTCCCAATAATATTCTCTGACAACTGGAAACATATAAATGTCTCCTTGAAAAAATCGCTTATCTACACCTCCAAATATTAAAGcagaaaatttattatcttttcCTATGTAAATTGaaaattcattatatttaaaattataagatGAAActaaattttcataaatgGTTTTATTTCCCGTAGATAGCATTGCATGAAATGCTAAACCAATTATTCCTTCAAAATTTATTCTTTCAAAAACATTAGATTTTTCCtcatttcctttttcttttttcactAAACCAAATGACTGATTTTCTACTTTAAGTGGGCCTATTCTAAATGTTTCTATTCCTATTACTCCCTGAATTATTCCTGTACCAAACTAAAAAAggattatatacatatatatatacatatatatatacatatatatataaattaccATAATATCTAAATTTGTGTACGGTTTATAATATCTAAAGCTTCtagataatttataattgtaTCTTTTCACTTTTAAACAAGTATCATCACTGCATTTTGTACTGACTACCCATacatttctttatttatatatatatatatatatatatatatgcatgtaaaaaaaaaatatatattctttattatatttttacgttttttatttgtattttttttctttcatattttatttaaaaaattctttttcctttttctttatttctatatataaacattCTTAAAAACTTACGTGCTACCAGTATCAAAAATGGGCCTTATCGTTTGCGGCGGATTTCCTATTTGAATAGAACCAACATATTGactctaaaaaaaaaaaattttttttataaatattagaaaattcgtaaacatatttttatattttttttttttttttatctaattatatgtaaatatcaaaataaaaacacCTACATCTTGCAACTGTTGTAAGGGTAAAGTCACTTTACTATTTAACAAATTATTCCTATTGTGGActttttgatatatttttttatcaccTTGTTTACTATTCATATCATTTTTAACAGTTCTATCATTTGTCGCATCATTATCTTTAGTAAGATTCTTATTAGCCTTATAATATTCATTACTTTCCTCTATAACAGTTTCattcttaatattttctCTATTATTTGAAACATTGGATGGTATATCATTTTcaagaaaattataagatttttttctttttttatttaatatatttaataaaaaaaaattatctttagaatcattgttatattttcgtaacattacattttttttttctattctgAAGTCAATGTTATTacctttttctttattaactttatcataaaaatattttcgtTTACTAGATACAGCAACCAATGGAATTATATTctatagaataaaaaaataagaagaaaaatatatatcaattaaatattgcAAATGGAAATGTATCCTAatgaaaaacataaaattcttattttttttcttttatttaaagaaaaattaaattggtttcacatatatatatatttatgtgtTGTATTGCATTATTTCTGAAgtcttataatattttttttttttttataacttctTATTAATActtctttataattatatatatatatatatttccttttttttttcaagatttttttattacttccGATACTCCATTTTCGTGTATACAAACGGAGCAATTAAAGCAAGAATCACATTTtggaatattataattaaggGATTCTTTATAGGATTCTATATCTTTTAAactatttgaattattatatatatatatgcaattatttaattttatataaaatgtataaattaaaaatattattataagtCTCATTGAAAATGTTGAatggaatattttttttaattttttagaaattaaaaaattcatctttcagaataaaaaaaaaattaaatccaATCAAAATGTACTATAATCAAATGCCTAGATAGGCTCATAGCATTTTTTCtgcaataatataaaaaaaaaaaaaaaaagaataatttctTCTTAAGTTGATATCAAAAAAACACAATTGTctatatcataaaaaatatagtaaaacctaaaatttacataaaaagaAAACCACAATAACAATATAActatcatataaaaaataaaaaaagagtcTACATGTAACTCCCTTAAGAATTTTCTTGAAATTGCATATTTAAATTGATGTTTCAATATTCAGAAAATTTATTCTTTCTcaacataatttttaattcttaaaataattttgcattattaaaattttaatataaaaataatatagtgAAATACAATGAagtatttaattaaaacacATTCACTGATTCTTTTTCATGGATGAAAAAGATAGACAAATATTATTACATTTAcatgtatatttatatatatggatattttttttctcttattacttttttaaaacgaacattaatatatttcattttttagaAGCCTATATTgtatttgctttttttttttttttaaatgatctAAGAATGTGCAGAAAGTTGCACTTTATTTCCatgttgtaaaaaaaaaaaatcttttcattatgtataaaaaattatgataaaaaaaaaaaaaattcgtATTAATCTgtggaataaaaaaaaaatatttaaaatttaatataatgaTATTTATGTTCattacatttatattatgaatattttacTGAGTATAAATAATcacataaaaaaaactatttaaAAGCAgttacattttaaaaaaaataaataaaataaaatatgtatgcatatatatatgtataataaaaaatagaaaaagaatacTATTTTactttaagaaaaataaattattttaaatataagattaaaaaaaaataaaataaaaatatgttaaaaattttaaaagtcAATTAATTTTCCAAATAAAATGTGTTGTAATATTTGACGCTTTTGAATAATTTCAGCTTGATACATTTTTAGTAACCCTGAACAAATTTTCTCCCTTTTCAtgataaacaaaaaaaaaaaaacttctatttttaatatgtttttatttttttattttttttctatatttttaatgatacCATGTTTCAACTCCAGAAATATCATACAACATTTGGGAGGATTCATGAAAAGGAGCATGCTTtaactgaaaaaaaaaatatgcaatattaatataattataatatgttttttaatatatatatatttaaataacaaaaaattataaatatttttgtttatgagttttttaatataccattgatatatattttaaagcatcaaaatataaatatttggGGGCCCACAATtctaataattcttttttttcaatctaataaaaaaatattaatttaaaattaatatatatatgtatatatatatataattgaaatattaaaatatattttacatcatctgttttaatatttctattataaGAAAGCTGAGCTGCACCAAATAGAAAAACAAGAAATTGAAAATCATCTAATCCCCATGCTCCCCTACTACCTGCTGGCTCTACTGTGTAAACTATTTGAATTCTTCTTACTCCCTCTAAATATCTGAACATATTAAgaagaaattattaaaataggATATTATAAATGGATGaatgtaaaatattaaataataataaagaaaaaaaaaaaaaatgtagttttttttttttgatatttttttaaataaaatattactgTCTATATAGGACAAGAACAAGATGTTTATAATCtgattcattaaaaaaatttaatttatttaaacaaaaaagaaacaacAAGAAATTTAATTCATGCCCCGTTCCATAAtctattctatttttatttccaatagaattttttaagtaatatgctaattgaaaaaaatgttCAGATATATTTGGTATATTAGACTCATTTAAAATTTGAGGTAAATAATTATCAATTTCCTTATAGTATTCATCACAAAAATTTTGGAAGCCTTTATTTCCGAAACGAGAAGATTGTTTTACAGGAGGACAATAATCTATAcatttattcatattttttactagttgaaatatattataaacatTTCTTGATAATAGTAAGAAATCATCattagtttttttattttcatttgctAATTTAAAATGTTCTAAAGGTCTCATTTCTATAGCTACAACTGACTTATTTAAATTTGTAATAAAATCAATGATTTCATTGTATATAGGACTATTTACAAATTTGATCACACTTTCatcattaattattttataacttAACCCATTTTGATCGggcatttttataaataattggaaataaatattaaacaaaacaaaaataaaataaaataaaataaaataaaaataaaacaaatattatatatattttatttatatcctAAAGAGCTAAAAATTTACGAATATAAACATAGTATTATATTctttgtaataaaaataaagaggGTTATTTTATCTCAAAACTTTTAGTAGGAATGGATATATTCCAAATCCTACACAAATAAATTTGTTATTTGCACTAGAaatattatgttttaattagaataatattttatattttgatttattttatttctatctAGTTACAAAATAGAATAATGGATACcttaaaagtatttttaataagattttagtttttaataatatattaattatttttcttttttcttt
It encodes:
- a CDS encoding plasmepsin IX, putative, producing the protein MNFLISKKLKKIFHSTFSMRLIIIFLIYTFYIKLNNCIYIYNNSNSLKDIESYKESLNYNIPKCDSCFNCSVCIHENGVSENIIPLVAVSSKRKYFYDKVNKEKGNNIDFRIEKKNVMLRKYNNDSKDNFFLLNILNKKRKKSYNFLENDIPSNVSNNRENIKNETVIEESNEYYKANKNLTKDNDATNDRTVKNDMNSKQGDKKIYQKVHNRNNLLNSKVTLPLQQLQDSQYVGSIQIGNPPQTIRPIFDTGSTNVWVVSTKCSDDTCLKVKRYNYKLSRSFRYYKPYTNLDIMFGTGIIQGVIGIETFRIGPLKVENQSFGLVKKEKGNEEKSNVFERINFEGIIGLAFHAMLSTGNKTIYENLVSSYNFKYNEFSIYIGKDNKFSALIFGGVDKRFFQGDIYMFPVVREYYWEIEFDGLYIDHQKFCCDPSSIVYDLKKRNKRDKNCFIRKFFKRISYFKNRNQIEQNNYIHEQKIKKHKNYLIFDSGTSFNSVPKSEIEYFSKIVPSKKCDDNNIEEVVASYPNLTYVINKMPFTLTPVQYLVRNNDMCKPAFMEIEVSPEYGHAYILGNAAFMRYYYTVYRKGKLNENSYVGIAKAVHEDENEIYLSSLHRKINKM
- a CDS encoding acid phosphatase, putative — translated: MKFRKHKGSLDEEKLFENISKDDCGMIKKFTLGVCAMESKVESAPMECILKRLAKSGDFNIIKFKEDMILNQDIDSWPIVDCLIAFYSTGFPLKKAIEYVKKYKPITLNNLEKQLILRSRLQIYEQLKKWRVPHANYVVVDHDTVKKGEHVFEEYYDYIVYDNIRLNKPFIEKPINADNHNNWIYYPKNTGGGCKKLFRKIKDRSSEYCPDIHKVRNNGTYIYEEFMSTFGTDIKVYTVGQMFAHAEARKAPSLDGKVCRTSDGKEVRYAVILSEAEKIIAYRIVEAFQQTVCGFDILRTTMGPFVCDVNGWSFVKGNVKYYNDCAHILRAMFLAKLEEKYNIIPRDLADNWYNIENEEEVLRKTFRQPDDLHCSHHEELCSVIIVMRHGDRKPKQKMKFITDKPLLLDYFNCEENLYNVIENRSSIDDNIKINHELDSNIVSVNNIKYNKMDSSLFTNDTLTKINSKQNKNTSNSQKNVPNNNDMTKMNEINNDKITQEDKSSNDCENEKKNNNDNNISEKNNSKIETSNENDTKKLNNKDSPHNKALKDNTTTQSEEIKKNNLYKAYMKKEIKFKSPEELQDLFLINNIILNDIEKEYKAIKEKIFKIQEKEMEEKTKKEKRKENDDVCEMITLKEENINDKELADRSNIGTMTKEELETKRNEYEIMIENHKTLQKILERGDGFTGINRKIQLKPLDLVIVNDKVIVTKILVVAKWGGELTRMGRRQSENLGKRFRATLYPGDSDGLLRLHSTFRHDFKIFTSDEGRCQITSAAFTKGFLDLDGELTPILVAMVIRNSKAHSLLDDNRPNFERIQCKEFIDNVLNENKDIDDDLLKKLASGKHSRGFRESLKKISNFYELMEKIRNTIYEFLKSLNQEVQKWLNLFPYDEYALYVIDILHEIQVRWKSLTKMWFKKNKNKYDTSKIPDIVDNVRFDLIHHHSYLGSGLDKAFEIYNLIEPLANYISQAEYGITSEEKVKIGVNIVGKLLRKLIHDVTFYRDEEERNKKNNKGNNVFKNAFHISYMNPFNFSKNDELKKEKNEEEKDSFKNFNMCKYDSKRKFLDNFLFKKENNKIEKENYENENKNTRKLNSEKSVSNSTNNDTASNLNNNKTEINSLNNMSNGNNNPNDQNVLKNVDSDINESKEKIINNLHSEKRHYIENSCYKNTVKIQSDKINIDKEISEETNISSGMKDINSSISEEKKKERTEKSCLLEEKQELEAKIMKNTEEYISKNNTDEIEKNIFDCDLVNAKCLEKRNETNSEQSYTKSIANKTNNMNNNNNNNNNNNSTPLNLLDANLNENTNDLNNYKSSVTYNTNVKDLYTPKLINKKEALVINSSDLWAHQNKYRKENNEKQKMKKMKSTKENEFNEKKEGNNENNAEQKFSEKTTKQDDDIIKEIKEKKKTDKDIEEEREKGNENENDNENEDGNENENENEQEKEEEDEGEEEQEHDDDEDIIRLKETDARRLGIRSPWRMVRSRYYVTSASHMISLLNILIHAKNTDNSINQNIIDNDSIKSMGDVTDLHYLSHLVFRVWERKQLKRNDNNRFRIEILFSSGAKDGFGQNYELLEKDAKAQQQKYERHFNKYFDDNKKVTGAKNDTPENENKINVKSHTTNSQNELNKKSELEEQKNVKNDTIYESNINNEDNLKIENKIGYESNINNENKNLNKYMYKDINFNAKNNQLKETEMKNEDAQHLKNFNKIDNSYKNSIDILNENSSSSSFLNSSINAKEHTLKNNISSFKYSNSIDEIILNSNKKKNNLNYEKLDIEKKKGILHMSSNSSLNSKTFNSCNDFKREKEEKKINLINKREMSIDIGSINEKKSTDNNNLNISGGYMVRSISSNLRKKNKQKDNLKLDYEKKEKEDITKENLLTYENDCINLGSEEISRKSCRRSFSCLSDRSFYKTKKEDELNDDQKRKNNMENRVNLLENEKMKNKFENNMVHNNSGNKKANVFSHVFQHFNENKKNSTSNLNFFYKTYMPDYEKIIENDKKVETFDVPPYCELAPLIVLTKNCQLSTFENILTQVLNKYSKSTKNKEKSKTEKKVI
- the PTPA gene encoding serine/threonine protein phosphatase 2A activator, putative, which codes for MPDQNGLSYKIINDESVIKFVNSPIYNEIIDFITNLNKSVVAIEMRPLEHFKLANENKKTNDDFLLLSRNVYNIFQLVKNMNKCIDYCPPVKQSSRFGNKGFQNFCDEYYKEIDNYLPQILNESNIPNISEHFFQLAYYLKNSIGNKNRIDYGTGHELNFLLFLFCLNKLNFFNESDYKHLVLVLYRQYLEGVRRIQIVYTVEPAGSRGAWGLDDFQFLVFLFGAAQLSYNRNIKTDDIEKKELLELWAPKYLYFDALKYISMLKHAPFHESSQMLYDISGVETWEKICSGLLKMYQAEIIQKRQILQHILFGKLIDF